A window of the Hordeum vulgare subsp. vulgare chromosome 5H, MorexV3_pseudomolecules_assembly, whole genome shotgun sequence genome harbors these coding sequences:
- the LOC123397885 gene encoding 3-ketoacyl-CoA synthase 6-like, protein MQESYPHASFVLSSFVPVLLGVAVAAAALFLAASGELTAGGLRSLPPFYVVVAAASIIAAKLRHMCRPKEVYLVEYGCFRPRPCYRAPVATCREHAQLMPELFDQQSINFMMRLMERSGLGAETCVPLAYHYIPPDQSLEAAREEAELVIFSAIDEAFAKTTSFLKPADVDVLVLNCSVLAPTPSFADMVVNRYKLRPDVRTFNLSGMGCSAALVSVGLVGNILRVAPPGTRALIVSTEILSSTYYTGTDPSMLLPNCLFRMGAAATILSNSPEGARFRLGPVVRTVTSARDADYRCVYMDEDDKGNTAIRLSRNLPATAGRALRDNVAAFAPLVLPSSEQVRVALPMLKRKLLLLLGRRAEARLCRPDFRTAFQHFCIHAGGRGVINEAQDGLGLTDDDVEASRMTLHRFGNTSSSSVLYELAYTEAKGRMKKGDRVWMVSFGAGFECNSVAWVCIKTGSAAGNDDGGPWADSIKRYPVHLPVLA, encoded by the coding sequence ATGCAGGAATCCTACCCCCATGCAAGTTTTGTCTTGAGTAGCTTCGTTCCCGTACTGCTCGGGGTGGCCGTAGCTGCTGCTGCTTTATTTCTAGCAGCATCGGGCGAGCTCACCGCCGGCGGGCTGCGCTCCTTGCCGCCGTTCTATGTAGTCGTCGCCGCGGCCAGCATCATAGCAGCTAAATTGAGGCACATGTGCAGGCCAAAGGAGGTTTACCTGGTGGAGTACGGCTGCTTCCGGCCCAGACCCTGCTACCGCGCGCCCGTGGCGACGTGCCGCGAGCACGCCCAGCTCATGCCGGAGCTGTTCGACCAGCAGAGCATCAACTTCATGATGCGGCTGATGGAGAGGTCAGGGCTCGGCGCGGAGACCTGCGTGCCGTTGGCGTACCACTACATACCCCCGGACCAGAGCCTCGAGGCGGCACGCGAGGAGGCCGAGTTGGTCATCTTCTCCGCCATCGACGAGGCGTTCGCCAAGACCACGAGCTTCCTCAAGCCTGCGGACGTGGACGTGCTCGTCCTAAACTGCAGCGTCCTGGCGCCGACACCATCGTTCGCCGACATGGTTGTCAACAGGTACAAGCTCCGCCCCGACGTCCGGACCTTCAACCTGTCCGGGATGGGGTGCAGCGCCGCGCTCGTGTCGGTGGGCCTCGTCGGCAACATCCTCCGGGTGGCGCCGCCTGGAACGCGCGCTCTCATCGTCTCCACGGAGATCCTGTCGTCGACCTACTACACGGGCACGGACCCCTCCATGCTCCTGCCCAACTGCCTCTTCCGCATGGGTGCCGCCGCCACCATCCTCTCCAATTCGCCGGAGGGCGCGCGTTTCCGGCTCGGCCCCGTGGTACGCACCGTCACCTCCGCACGGGACGCCGACTACCGGTGCGTGTACATGGACGAGGACGACAAGGGGAACACCGCCATCCGCCTCTCCAGGAATCTCCCGGCCACCGCCGGACGCGCGCTGAGGGACAACGTCGCCGCCTTCGCCCCGCTCGTCCTGCCATCCTCCGAGCAGGTCCGCGTGGCGCTGCCCATGCTCAAGCGtaagctcctcctcctgctcggcCGACGTGCCGAGGCGAGGCTCTGCAGGCCGGACTTCCGCACGGCGTTCCAGCACTTCTGCATCCACGCGGGCGGCCGCGGCGTGATCAACGAGGCTCAGGACGGGCTCGGGCTCACCGACGACGACGTTGAGGCGTCGCGCATGACGCTGCACAGGTTCGGCAACACGTCCAGCAGCTCGGTGCTGTACGAGCTGGCGTACACGGAGGCCAAGGGCCGTATGAAGAAGGGTGACAGGGTGTGGATGGTCTCGTTCGGCGCCGGATTCGAGTGCAACAGCGTCGCGTGGGTGTGCATCAAAACAGGGAGCGCCGCCGGCAACGATGATGGGGGGCCGTGGGCTGACTCCATCAAACGCTACCCGGTGCACCTGCCGGTTCTCGCCTAG